The DNA sequence GctcgttctcgagttgattggcaggtgatatcagtatctaaaaggtgattggctcttttacgagtaaggcgggacttcctttctgcaTACGTTGACCTTTGGGCATTCATAGCTCCTGCCTCATTGGTTGGGCGTTCttatttctcccatttattttaatagaagtggcccaccTCTGCTAAATAAACTCTCTGGACAACATTCATTAACAAACTAATTTAATGCTGGAACATTCGAGTTCGCCTCATTGTTAAGCATTTTGTCACTCGAAAAGTTGGAATAAAGTGGCACACCAAAAAGAGACCGAAATTATTCTATTTATGACCTCATGGAGCATAACAAACTGCCATGTACTATCTGCCAGATAAGTGAGGGGATGGACATTTCTAAATGGGTGAAGAGACATTATCCTTGCCTTTGGTTAGAAGACACATTTAAAGgttgcaaacataaaaaaataatttgggcAGCAGGCACTTTACAcaaatctttttaataaatgatcaataaaAGGGGGTGCTACCCTTCAGGAAAAAAGCTGATCGTCAACCTTGGATCAAACGAAATATTGTCATCTATTAGtctattttcctttaattttgcaaatttccaAAATTTGTGACGAGTCTTTAAAAAAACCTGATTAGCATCATTTTATTTTCAAGCATATCAAGCACAATGTGAGCCATAACTCAATAGGGGATTTCTAGTTTGTGACCAAATGCTGATAAACACTAATATGGTTTGTACATCCACTTGCGTTACCCCATTTGCTTGATAATTGTTCTTGTAATACCTTTGGTAACAAGGTTGAATGGTTAATCTTGACACATGGATTCAACCCTGTAAGTTGCATACAAATTAAATGGTCACATTTTATTTACCTCCGAGGTGTAATATTTCTAaggaatgttacatttttgtcaCATGGTTGCAAGCAAAAAACAGGATAGGTTAATGATATACTTTTGGTAATTGAATAGTTAAAACTTAGAAAATTAAATTTTCTCAACCTACAATACATTTCATGCTAGCATCATCGGTGACAAACATAGAAATTTGTTGAGATCATACTATTGTCGCACTAATCTGATACATCAAATGCATCATGTACCAATCTGTTAAATCAGGTTTGATAAATGTCCAGAATGTGAAGTGGTGGATTTACATGTCTCTTCAGCTTACTGATGAGTTGAATACATTTACTAGCAATTgttataatcaaaatgtaatcaaaGTGTTTTAGTAATGTGCATTTATTCCGgttataattatgaatgttacaggtcatttgtgtatttgacctctGAGGTGTGACGGGGTCTGGCCCATGTCAGGAATGCAGTTAACAGTGCTTTCTCATTTAGCCTGACTCCTGGAGAGCAAACATACATCAGGATAAAGCCCGAGTCCCAGTGAGTGTGTGTCTCAACCTTGAGAAAAAAGATAACCTATGTTGTTTTGTCTAATGATGCCGTTGAAGGGATTGTCTGTAGTTTTGTCATCATAGTGACTAAGTCAAAGGAAATGGACACCTGTATATCTAAAGAGAAGACTCGTCTCCGACCCATTTCTGCTTACCAACTTgacttaatgttttaaaaatataatcttttgaatGATTGCATCATGTTTGTAAGATTTCTAGAATACTGTTCACCTATCAGATCTCCATACTCATAAGAGACATcaatttatttgcatatgcatataattactgttgtttctgtaatctaagttagaggttagatcctcaactcattAAGTTCCTGtctttggaaatgtggagaactttgtctcCAGTAAACTCTCTATTGATTGAAATGTCAACTCTGACCCCAGGTCATCATTGTTCATACTAGTCTCTTTACTGGGTATAACTATTTCCTTACATGAAGTTTTGGAGGGCCTCAAAGTAGGATGCATTTGTACCAAAGTGGCTTAAATACAGTTAAATCCAAAGTTTACTGAAAAAACCATGTAAATGACTTAGATTTTTCCCCCCCACAAACACAGGAGCCATATTGTTAAAACAACAGTTCTAGAACTTCTGAAACTGCTTCTTGGCTCCAGCTGCCTTGGTGACCTTCAGGACATTGAACCTCACTGTCTTGCTGAGAGGTCTGCATTCTCCAACTGTAACGATGTCACCGACAGTCACGTCCCTACAAAAATGGAGAAAGAgacatttaagaaaaaataaatattacacccGTTTCTCCAAAACACCAATTTTAAAACCTAAAAGCAGCAAGCCAAATGTTTCTCCAATCAAAAAgcttgacaaaaaaaataaagttccATTAGTAAATTTGTGCTACATCAGTAATGCCATAAGGCATTGTCGTCAGAGTCTCACAGACTTGGAAGACCATCGTGAGAAAATACATCATTTGCAGCTTCTTGTCCATTTTAAAGGACACAAAGGggtttacaaaatgtatttttggtcTTTAAAGTATGAAGACTGGTTTTACCTGAAACATGGGGAGAGGTGGACAGACATGTTCTTATGTCTCTTCTCAAAACGGTTGTACTTGCGGATGTAATGCAAGTAGTCCCTTCTGATGACGATGGTCCTCTGCATCTTCATCTTGGTCACAATACCTGGGAAAAGGTTACAGCAAGTTCACTTGGTAACTCATGGATATGTTGTGGACTATTAGAGAAGCATAGACATAATACTATGCTACCTCTGATTTCTCAAGAGGACTGAAAACTGAATTGCTAAATAGGTCTAATTTCCAAATGAAAGCAAAGTTCAGATGTTGGGAAGCATCAGTAAAGCCATCAGGCACTGTCCTCAAGACCCAAAGGGTTCAGAAGACCATCGTGAGATAAGACATCATTTGCAGtccaacaaaattaaaaaaacaaaaaggatcaTACACAAAGTGTACACTCACCAGAAAGAATACGGCCTCTGATGGACACATTTCCAGTAAAGGGGCATTTCTTGTCAATGTAAGTACCATCAATTGCCTGTGGACACGAAGAACTTTAGCAATTTACACTCAACTGAGGTTACAACATGGAAGCATGTTCTACTGCATCAGTGTTGCCATAGGCAGTATCCTCAGAGCTCTCTTAAGAGTCTAGGAAGACCATCGTGAGAATAAACATCATCTGCAAAAAGGGACACACTTGTGTGCAAACATACTCGCCTCTCTGGGGGTTTTGAAGCCCAAGCCAATGTTTTTGTGGTAGCGTGGGAGCTTCTCTTTGCTACCTCCTTCACCTGCCAGAACCCGCTTCTTGTTCTGGAAGATGGTGGGCTGTTTCTGATATGCCCTCTCGTTCTGAAACAAAGCACATTCACAAGAGTGTTATTAATAATTCTTAAAATACATGTATAAAGTGATTTCATATTGAAGTACTGTCAATTTCCACAAAGTAGTTGGAAATGCGGGATCTCTACAATTATCTGTTAAAAGTAGCAATGTCTCGTATTTAGCTAAAGAAAATCAAGCTTGTGGGTCATTTTGGACTGTGGACTTTCAGAGTTGCAAGAAAAAGCTACACATGTGCAGCAGCGCCTTATCGACGAATTCAGTCCCCACATCACGATGCAAAAATATTAATAGACTAAAGAGAAAAGTACAATTTAACTTAATTCTAGAGCGAATAAACAATTGCAAATCAAGGATACGTGTTAAATAGATCACGTTTTGATGGTGAGCTAACCAAGGCCGCTCGAGTTTCCGCTCTTCAATGCCTTCCATTCGTCTGCCGGGGATGAAAACCACACATTTGACAGCTCTATGTAGTCCATTTGGGCATGATTGTCTGGATAATGGCTTACTTTCCGATTAACGAACAAAATGTGTTACTTGGAAATGAAGATGTTAAAAACAAACACGTTTTTGTAACCACGCCGTTTAGTCTCACATACCTGCGTGTCCGCCATCTTCGCCAGCCGAGTTATAAAGAGGATTGCACATGCGCGAGGCAGACAGAAGAGAGGTTCTCACGGATATGACGAAAGAACGAGGGCGGAGCTAACTAAGCGGGACTTCTTTTGCTTTGTCATCTGATCTGGTTACAGTTTACCGCACTGAAATTGAGACGTTGATAAAGATAGGAGGAATTTCAGTGCTGATCGGAATGCAGTTTATTTCTACAGAGCACTCTATGAACCTGATGTAATTGATGTACTTAAACATATATAGGTTTATCATAAAAAATACAGCAGAATATTTAGCCTTTATAAATAATACAGCAGAAATGTGCTCTGGAATGCTGACAGCAACATTTAAAAGATAACTTTCAAAGGGaatctatccacagttttcctgagcaacaaCTGGGCAGTGCCATGattattctaattgcctgttttctgattctggtctcgagacgccaCGTAAAAACCGCCAAAACCAGAGATGCAGagaagaacaacaaccatttaagtgttacttggtgaaaaattaatttcagactcaacttgtgctgttgttggctgttataacaactcagaataattaatgatatcaaagtAACTCACCTCTGagcatcgcttcatgtcatctataCACTCATGTGGGGCACTGTCTTTTTAAAAAAACGGTCATTTCGACACTGTGAAGTATCagcatgttttttgacaatttttacaaatgtaataccttaaacatcacattacccgctaagtatatacgccgatgcgagtgaaaacactggagaccggaaattgaaaacagtcaaatcgtggaacacttccacgttcaggaaaaaTGTGGATACAAATAGAGTGTGATAGAGAAGTGATATCTTTGTTATCTTGATATCTTGGTTGAATATCAATGGCAGTGATATCTTGGTTAGTTCTCATACAAGAGCATCAGCACTTTGCTTATGTCCCTGACCTGCGTTCACTCTATGTTGCTGTGGcttgacagctttgtttttaattcagTGACCTACAGCATacactatatatattttgattttagGTACAGACTGCCCTCACAGTCCCACTAGTTTTTAGCTTGTAATTTGCTCTGTCTTTTGAACATATGCAAGTGTTGCGAATTAGTGCTCCAAATAAAGAATAGATGGAATTTCCATGCAAAACAGTCTAGGCAAATAGCCCCTTTTAAATGTTGTATTCCCATGTCAACAttcatattgtttttgtttgtttaaaaaaaacaaaaacaaaaaaaaaaaacactactggCCACTCAGTGCCATAATACATATAACAGACAGTGCTCAACAACAAGGACGGTCCGCTGGCCCGGGgtcagtgtgagagagttttgtGCCAGTTGacggaactgtcacttgccctgtGGGTCCAGTGCTGCATTATCACTGACTGTTGCATTTGTTGatgttgtaaatgtgttttttcagtATGCCTTGCAACTTAAACATTTCGATGTGCTATTACGAATTCTGCtaatttaaaaggaatagttcactcaaaaatgaaaattctctcatgatttactcaccctcatgccattccaaatgtgtatgactttctttcatctgctaaacacaaacaaagatttttagaagaatatttcagctctgtaggtccatacaatgcaagtgagtggtgccCAGGATTTAGAagtttaaaaagcacttaaaggcagcataaaagtatatatatatatatatatatatatatatatatatatatatatatatatatatacagattatTCAGATGTGTTTTAACATGCTACTGATGTGGTTtgtatcagtggttctcaatcaaGGGATCGGGACCCActgggggcctcagcacacttccggggggggggcctcaagatctcttaaaattatttaaataaggtagattattataatttttttaattcaactaaaaaaaaaagaaataactccCTTTAATAACTTGATTTCTATGAAGAActtacagttctagacatttctggcaTCACAAAATTTATcatgattaattgttttaattacatttacactAGTAGtttcttacattaaaaaaaactttgaaaaacaagcTTTGTCATCATTACAGTAGAAGTATctgaggaaatatcttataatagatatatcttataatatgaATATCTAATAGCCAACATTggggccttcgaatattttctcagacaatggggggccttggagtcaaacaGGTTGAGAACTACAAACAAATGTTTGGAtgacatttgattaaaatttctTGAGGTGCTCTTCATTGTTGTAATACACAGATAG is a window from the Myxocyprinus asiaticus isolate MX2 ecotype Aquarium Trade chromosome 13, UBuf_Myxa_2, whole genome shotgun sequence genome containing:
- the LOC127450823 gene encoding 40S ribosomal protein S11, producing MADTQNERAYQKQPTIFQNKKRVLAGEGGSKEKLPRYHKNIGLGFKTPREAIDGTYIDKKCPFTGNVSIRGRILSGIVTKMKMQRTIVIRRDYLHYIRKYNRFEKRHKNMSVHLSPCFRDVTVGDIVTVGECRPLSKTVRFNVLKVTKAAGAKKQFQKF